A window of Solea solea chromosome 18, fSolSol10.1, whole genome shotgun sequence contains these coding sequences:
- the LOC131445286 gene encoding uncharacterized protein LOC131445286, with amino-acid sequence MSHHGASNMRKMVVVIATVEEWSSFKSLLQKSCRDKHHHVTVTSLGSNQVCDLTVHGCSVGLHYADLEHDITEEAISQALDGCFKSCTGGVTSFLLLIQGGFYTKREMRLMESVQAQFGAEVLKFLVILSLEDGKIAEVLHDSLLDLIHICEGRYCRITSSASDKLQFLLEMMDHSETGYPETMLAEVRRRRTEDSAMKMLREKLREAVEKEQTFWQLLQQQEERRAKEMEELKSKHAEVRRKEAAEKQKYEVKRESLEEAVMSHRAMLQLHTNATHDDETKKLSVILLGLSGSGKSSALNLILERACNKYAVNECSCEPPQPTTACERKVVFAAGRQLILVDTPELWDEDGAENLELVKDCLALSRPGPHVFLLVLQVGRFTRGESEMLGHLQKIFGREFTEHTIVLFVRLDASRHGPQGINDYMAGAHAALQDLVRKCGSRYYELNVTKTQNALSYPQLKDLLSGMNKLVASHGGHSYSVKRFSAQELQERKKVIEERKEGMMEGNYLLREA; translated from the exons ATGTCCCACC ACGGTGCTAGTAACATGAGGAAGATGGTGGTGGTCATAGCCACAGTGGAAGAATGGTCCTCTTTTAAATCGCTGCTGCAGAAGAGCTGCAGAGATAAACACCACCATGTCACTGTCACCTCTCTGGGATCAAACCAAGTGTGTGATCTGACTGTGCATGGATGCTCCGTCGGTTTGCACTACGCAGATCTGGAACACGACATAACAGAAGAAGCGATCAGCCAAGCACTCGACGGTTGTTTTAAGTCTTGCACAGGAGGAGTCACTTCATTTCTGCTCCTGATCCAAGGAGGATTTTACACCAAGAGAGAAATGAGATTGATGGAGTCGGTACAGGCTCAGTTTGGAGCCGAGGTGCTGAAATTCCTTGTTATTCTTTCCTTGGAAGATGGAAAAATTGCTGAAGTGCTGCACGACTCCCTCCTGGATTTGATCCACATATGTGAGGGAAGATACTGTCGCATCACGTCATCAG CGAGCGACAAGTTGCAGTTCCTCCTGGAGATGATGGACCACAGCGAGACTGGATACCCTGAAACCATGCTGGCtgaagtgaggaggaggagaacggAGGACTCCGCCATGAAGATGCTGAGGGAGAAGTTGCGGGAGGCCGTGGAGAAGGAGCAGACATTCTGGCAGCTGCTTCaacagcaggaggagaggagggccaaagagatggaggagctgaagtCCAAACATGCGGAGGTCAGACGGAAGGAGGccgcagaaaaacagaaatatgagGTGAAAAGAGAGAGTCTGGAGGAGGCGGTGATGAGTCACAGAGCCATGCTGCAGCTCCACACCAATGCCACTCATG ATGACGAAACAAAGAAGCTGTCCGTCATCCTGCTGGGCCTCAGTGGCAGTGGGAAGTCCTCCGCTCTAAATCTAATTCTGGAGCGAGCCTGTAATAAATACGCCGTTAATGAGTGCAGTTGTGAACCTCCACAGCCAACCACGGCTTGTGAGAGGAAGGTGGTGTTTGCAGCAGGGAGGCAGCTCATCCTGGTGGACACTCCTGAGCTTTGGGACGAAGACGGGGCAGAAAACCTGGAGCTGGTCAAGGACTGCTTGGCTTTGTCTCGGCCAGGACCCCACGTCTTCTTGCTCGTGCTCCAGGTGGGACGCTTCACGCGGGGCGAGAGCGAGATGCTGGGGCACCTGCAGAAGATCTTTGGCCGGGAGTTCACGGAGCACACCATCGTCCTGTTCGTACGCCTCGACGCTAGCCGACACGGGCCCCAGGGGATCAACGACTACATGGCTGGAGCTCACGCGGCCCTGCAGGATTTGGTGAGGAAGTGCGGGAGTCGTTACTACGAGCTGAATGTCACAAAGACCCAAAATGCTTTGAGCTACCCTCAGCTGAAGGACCTGCTTTCAGGAATGAACAAACTGGTCGCGTCACACGGTGGCCACTCCTACTCAGTGAAGAGGTTTTCTGCgcaggagctgcaggaaaggaagaaagtgattgaggaaagaaaggaagggaTGATGGAAGGAAACTACTTATTGAGAGAAGCTTGA
- the cfd gene encoding complement factor D has product MLSRREMSVAAAALLVFSLISQSEGIIGGREAAPHSRPYMASIQVPEGEKMKHECGGFAVADQWVMTAAHCLPSGPSGRKVVLGVHSLSQPEDTKQTFDILEVHNHPDYRDSNYDNDIALLKLDRPFVSSEAVKAVEFLRAGGGSNPGTDAEVDTAGWGSLNNLGSRPDKLKEVVVKVVRSSRCSRSDYFGRKFTTNMLCAHKLCPDPCDQPYDIEDSCDGDSGGPLFYSGIAVGVTSNGGKKCGQVKKPGIYTIISHYTQWIDNTTALQPTAPPDGSS; this is encoded by the exons ATGTTGTCCAGGAGAGAAATGTCTGTGGCTGCTGCCGCTCTTCTTGTTTTCTCCCTCATTTCGCAGA gTGAGGGTATAATCGGAGGCAGAGAGGCGGCGCCTCACTCTCGGCCGTACATGGCCTCCATCCAGGTTCCAGAGGGCGAGAAGATGAAACATGAATGTGGAGGTTTTGCGGTGGCCGATCAGTGGGTGATGACCGCGGCTCACTGTCTGCCCAGCGG GCCCAGTGGAAGGAAAGTGGTGCTGGGAGTTCATTCTCTGAGTCAACCTGAAGACACCAAGCAAACCTTTGACATCCTGGAGGTCCACAATCACCCAGACTACAGAGACTCAAACTATGACAATGACATTGCTTTACTTAAA CTGGACCGTCCGTTTGTCTCCTCTGAGGCTGTCAAAGCGGTGGAATTCCTGCGAGCCGGCGGGGGCTCGAACCCCGGCACCGACGCAGAGGTGGACACGGCCGGCTGGGGATCCCTGAACAACCTGGGCTCCAGACCGGACAAGCTCAAAGAGGTGGTGGTCAAGGTGGTCCGCTCGAGTCGCTGCAGTCGCTCCGACTACTTTGGCCGAAAGTTCACCACGAACATGTTGTGTGCGCACAAACTCTGCCCGGACCCTTGTGATCAACCGTATGATATAGAAGACAGTTGTGAT GGTGACTCTGGTGGTCCTCTGTTCTACAGCGGCATCGCAGTGGGCGTCACGTCCAACGGTGGAAAGAAGTGTGGCCAAGTGAAAAAGCCTGGGATTTACACCATCATCTCCCACTACACTCAGTGGATTGACAACACCACGGCGCTACAGCCCACTGCGCCGCCGGATGGCAGCAGTTAA
- the dnaaf9 gene encoding uncharacterized protein C20orf194 homolog encodes MAGIRTVNGKLSGVNPAVSCCRLRQVQSLLRESGVSTPDGILCSLGIESRYNEGCTELAKYLFYGLYGQNPLNIEHTLEEFPEEMLDDVILLIKAECVHLYCNPLNYSYLLPYISHWRNLHLYCMTESEYEDEEAAEEFKIFSFVTMVQDCYHIGVPFSAQGHMQKFDMFMVEKWPLIQAFALEGIGEGSFFTLKYKLMDMSEKLWQVYNRLDPVSLDSLLAEDLVNFEKQWSQFFSSMDLESHLSILELSEAQAGEAFRTYYCHGLISSNITDKSKSQQPFVLFGKHSSSEDMENYSFNFPSESHQVRNTGRQGSAATHMVLQCVSPKGPLACSRTYFFGTSHSPYLGNQNTVQKKTEALLLSQIYSAAVQAVLSGIKCFSSTSSATKAKDVAENTFLVALDSMGLSVYRSSLRSKCEFSIQAVNKQGRIIPLTDEESRYVAKTAAMTVHDIPDLQWDQGNLGSVVFSESFLESSINIQQKDGTVSSDSCYTILTTTVPRYACWLMESDVKQSEQAQHLTKTEEDTCLGTSLTVADAAYVFSSSQLSTPEEGKIIFFSEGILFIHSQYGSITLSKDHINAIKFYDPDSSAVASLFVEYGSSLLPHLPFPLHSADHCLVFALQPRSKSHRAFYSKVLSAWQNPESRLNLQLLDQEQLSWSQKNMHARLQKLHASQEPPVAKRRGSLKTSYSQLPEQDMFLQHFALSSISQEPILYDHLGVLFPSAELRNTVGGPGDRVVVSIITGLPGSHKERLCKYLVKLNKEHGQWVVYEPGVDSCDGFSASHLQQYLSSFLQSQRGSGGKPRLLVLSPGYTDVLDVVQAVLFHPDPVVQTRFAIGAVTACVDPVASCLEHRIAFPKLLEQCSQGAVSTVVFTGLTAEQKHPLMQHVQQLVRSANPTAAFIQAERGAVTRNEDVNLILSESSFNEPQMLRARYVLYPGWCKGRFFSGSGSLVLTQQRVAFSRPLERPLFVTRCKAIKSSLKPSPFHGNVYNVWGRVKFSDSEQVMEVSYNALRGSLSIGTTHSGDPGASCFLVFDGVGLTEDGLKDWLRLCTKQRQKKKPKKTKNTLSPQEIKIIHVSRRLDPLPPGYFYNGYQYVDIFGDKQSFHPNMEEFLKEYVAEANRDIELFNRQLELQEQPDLFDP; translated from the exons ATGGCCGGTATAAGAACAGTAAACGGGAAATTGTCGGGGGTCAACCCAGCTGTCAG TTGCTGTCGCCTGCGTCAGGTCCAGTCTCTGCTTCGTGAGAGCGGTGTCTCCACTCCTGACGGCATCTTGTGCTCTCTTG GAATTGAGAGCAGATACAATGAAGGGTGCACTGAGCTGGCGAAATACCTGTTTTACGGACTGTATGGGCAGAACCCGCTGAATATAGAACACACCCTTGAGGAATTCCCAGAGGAAATGCTGGATG ATGTGATCCTGCTGATCAAGGCGGAGTGTGTTCATCTGTACTGCAACCCACTGAACTACAGCTACCTGTTGCCCTACATCTCTCACTGGAGGAACCTGCATCTCTACTGCATGACAGAGTCAGAG tatgaagACGAGGAAGCAGCGGAGGAATTCAAAATCTTCAGTTTTGTCACGATGGTGCAGGACTGCTATCATATCGGCGTTCCTTTCAGCGCGCAGG gaCACATGCAGAAGTTTGACATGTTCATGGTGGAAAAATGGCCCCTGATTCAGGCGTTTGCTCTTGAAGGCATCGGTGAAGGGAGCTTTTTTACTCTGAAATACAAg ctcaTGGATATGAGTGAGAAACTGTGGCAGGTGTACAACAGACTGGACCCAGTGTCTCTGGACAGTCTGCTCGCAGAG gaCCTGGTGAACTTTGAGAAACAGTGGAGTCAGTTTTTCTCCAGCATGGACCTGGAGAGTCATCTGTCCATCCTGGAGCTGTCTGAAGCTCAGGCAGGCGAG GCATTCCGCACGTATTACTGCCACGGACTGATCTCAAGCAACATCACAGATAAAAG TAAAAGTCAGCAGCCCTTCGTGTTGTTCGGGAAGCATTCTTCCTCTGAGGATATGGAGAACTATTCCTTCAACTTCCCCTCAGAGAGTCATCAGGTCCGCAACACGGGGCGTCAGGGCTCTGCAGCCACACACATG GTCCTGCAGTGTGTTTCTCCCAAAGGACCGCTAGCCTGCTCTCGAACCTATTTCTTTGGAACCTCTCACTCACCATACCTTG GAAATCAGAACACCgtgcaaaagaaaacagaagccTT aCTTTTGTCACAGATTTATTCAGCTGCTGTTCAAGCGGTCCTTTCTGGAATCAAATGCTTCTCCTCTACATCCAGTGCCACCAAA GCGAAGGATGTCGCAGAGAACACCTTCCTCGTGGCTTTGGACTCGATGGGTTTGAGCGTGTACCGCAGCTCTCTCAG GTCCAAATGTGAATTCAGCATTCAAGCCGTGAACAAGCAAGGAAG gaTTATTCCCCTGACTGATGAAGAAAGCCGCTATGTGGCAAAAACG GCCGCCATGACTGTGCACGACATCCCAGACCTGCAGTGGGATCAGGGGAACCTGGGCTCTGTCGTCTTCTCTGAGTCCTTCCTGGAGTCCAGCATCAACATACAGCAGAAAG ATGGCACTGTGTCCTCAGACAGCTGCTACACCATCCTGACGACAACTGTGCCACGCTACGCCTGCTGGCTG ATGGAGTCTGATGTGAAGCAGTCTGAACAAGCGCAGCATCTCACTAAG ACCGAGGAGGACACTTGTTTGGGGACGTCTCTGACCGTAGCAGATGCGGCGTATGTCTTCTCCAGCAGTCAGCTCTCCACCCCTGAAGAAG GGAAGATCATTTTCTTCTCCGAGGGAATCCTGTTCATTCATTCTCAGTATGGCAGCATCACTCTGTCAAAAGATCACATCAACGCCATCAAGTTCTATGATCCG GACTCGAGCGCCGTGGCGTCTCTGTTTGTGGAGTACGGCAGCAGTCTGCTCCCACACCTCCCGTTCCCGCTCCACAGCGCCGACCACTGTCTGGTCTTTGCTCTGCAGCCCAGGTCTAAGAGCCACCGAGCCTTCTACTCCAAG GTTTTGTCAGCGTGGCAAAACCCTGAATCTAGACTCAATCTGCAGCTGCTGGACCAAGAGCAACTGAGCTGGAGCCAGAAAAACAT GCACGCCAGACTGCAGAAGCTGCACGCCAGTCAGGAGCCCCCAGTGGCCAAACGCAGAGGCAGCCTGAAGACCTCGTACTCACAGCTGCCAGAGCAGGACAT GTTTCTACAGCACTTTGCCCTGAGCAGCATCAGTCAGGAGCCCATCCTGTACGACCACCTGGGGGTGCTGTTCCCCTCCGCAGAGCTGAGGAACACAGTCGGCGGCCCGGGAGACAGG GTCGTCGTCAGCATCATCACCGGGTTGCCAGGAAGCCACAAGGAGAGACTGTGCAAGTACCTGGTCAAGCTGAACAAGGAACACGGACA GTGGGTGGTTTATGAGCCTGGTGTTGACAGCTGTGACGGCTTCTCAGCATCTCACCTCCAGCAGTATTTGTCCAGCTTCCTGCAGAGTCAGAGAGGCTCAGGAGGAAAACCCCGTCTGTTGGTTCTCTCACCTGG ATACACCGATGTTCTCGACGTGGTCCAGGCTGTGCTTTTCCACCCCGACCCTGTAGTCCAGACACGCTTCGCCATCGGTGCGGTCACCGCCTGTGTGGACCCTGTCGCTTCCTGTTTGGAGCACAG AATTGCCTTTCCAAAGCTGTTGGAGCAGTGCAGCCAAG GTGCTGTGAGTACAGTGGTGTTCACCGGGCTGACAGCAGAGCAGAAGCACCCTCTCATGCAGCATGTTCAGCAGTTGGTACGCTCTGCCAACCCCACCGCGGCCTTCATACAAGCAGAGAGGGGAGCTGTCACCAG GAATGAAGATGTGAATCTGATATTGTCTGAGAGCAGCTTCAACGAGCCACAGATGCTGAGAGCACGTTATGTCCTCTACCCTGGATG GTGCAAAGGGCGCTTCTTCTCCGGTTCTGGGTCTCTGGTCCTCACCCAGCAGCGCGTGGCTTTCAGCCGGCCCCTAGAGAGGCCTCTGTTTGTTACCCGCTGTAAAG caaTCAAGTCGTCACTAAAGCCAAGCCCCTTCCACGGAAACGTGTACAACGTCTGGGGAAGAGTCAAATTTTCTG ACTCGGAGCAAGTGATGGAGGTGAGCTACAACGCGCTGAGGGGGAGCCTGAGCATCGGCACCACCCACAGCGGTGACCCCGGCGCCTCCTGCTTCCTTGTCTTTGATGGTGTCGGACTGACTGAGGATGGACTGAAAGACTGGCTCAGGCTGTGCACCAAGCAG AGGCAGAAAAAGAAGCCTAAGAAGACCAAAAATACCCTCTCGCCACAGGAAATCAAGATCAtacat GTGAGCCGGCGCTTGGACCCACTCCCACCGGGCTACTTCTACAACGGCTACCAGTACGTCGACATCTTTGGAGACAAACAGAGCTTCCATCCCA ACATGGAGGAGTTTTTAAAGGAATACGTCGCCGAGGCCAACAGAGACATCGAGCTGTTCAACCGTcagctggagctgcaggagcaaCCTGACCTGTTTGACCCATGA